The Deltaproteobacteria bacterium genome includes the window TCGAAACGCTCCGCAAGACAATGCCGCCGGGCTATTCGCTGGTGCTTGGCGGTTCGAGTGTCGCATTCCAGGAGTCGATGGGAAGCCTGATATTCGCACTCGTTCTGGGCGTCCTCGTCGCCTACATGATTCTGGCCTCGCAGTACAATTCGTTCCTCGACCCGGTGACGGTTCTTACCATCCTGCCCCTGTCGGTCACGGGTGCGGCGGCCGCCCTGTGGATCGCGGGCAAGAGTCTCAACATCTTCAGCATGATCGGCCTCTTGCTGCTGATGGGACTGGTGAAAAAGAACTCCATTATTCTCGTGGACTATACCAAGCAGGCCCGCGAACGCGGACTCAGCACGCTGGAGGCGCTGAAACTCGCCGGGAGCGTCCGGTTCCGGCCGATCATCATGACCTCGGTCACGACCATGATGGCATCGGTCCCCGTGGCGCTTCAGCTTGGCGCCGGATCGGAAGTCCGCAGCCCCATGGCGATCTCGGTGCTGGGTGGCATTTTCGTCTCGACGCTGCTCAGTCTCGTCGTCGTTCCTTCCTTCTATCTGGTCTCTGACCGGATCAAGGAACGGCTGACCGCCCGGCTGTTTCACAAAAAGAACAGCGCCTCCATCCCCGCACCCCGCACCGGCTCTCCCCAGGAGAACTGAGCCCCTTCGGCATCTGGCTGCCGTAGCGCTATGCTGCACGGCACACGATGAAACCCGCCGCCAGCCCCTCGCTTCCTTCACGGCACTACTGGAGTCCACGTCTCTACCTGCGAGGGTTTGGCGCCCTGATGACCTGCGTTTACCTGTCGCAACTTTCACAAATCAGCCTGCTGATCGGCCCCAATGGCCTGCTCCCTGCCGGTATCTACCTGGACCGCCTGCGGGATGCGGGACTGAACCCGTTCATGGATGCTCCAAGCCTCTTCTGGTGGACGGGAACATCGGACTTCGCCATTCATCTCGTTGTTTGCATGGGTCTCGCCGCCTCCCTGTGCCTCCTTGCCGGTCGGCTCACACACCTTGCCCTGGCGGTGCATCTGGCCTGCTACCTGTCGGTCGTCACCGCCGGACAGCGGTTCTTCACCTTCCAGTGGGACAACCTCGTTCTGGAGGCGACCTTCTTGTCGTTCCTCCTCCCCTCTATCCGGAGCGGCAAAGAGGCAAACCGGCTGGTGATCTTCCTCTTCCGGTTTTTCCTGTTCCGGCTGCTGTTTGAAAGCGGTGTTGCCAAGCTCCAGGGCGGTACCAGTTCATGGCACGAGTGGATAGCCATGGACCATTACTACGAAACAGCCCCGATCCCGACAATCCTCGGCTGGTGGGCGCATCAGCTGCCGCATGGTTTCCACCGCTTCGAACAGTGGATGACCTACGTGGCCGAACTGGCCGTGCCACTCCTGCTGTTCGGCCCCGCCGTGGCGCGCAGGCTTGCGTTTGTCCTGTCGGTGGGCCTTCAGGCGGTGATCGTCGCCACCGCCAACTACGGGTCTTTCAACTACCAGTCGGCGCTCCTGTGCCTGTTCATTCTCGATGACCGCGACTGGCGCTGGACCCGGAAGCTCGTCACCCGTGCCCTGCCGCTGCTCTCAATGCTCTGGCCTCACGCACCCCGCACTGCCACCATCCGCCGGGGTATCCGGCGGATGGCGGTGATGGCCGGAGCCTCCGTGATGATGCTGGCCGGCCTGCAGTCGAATTTGCGTTTCGTGAGCCGGGGGATCGAAGCCATGCACGAGAAAATCCCCGTGCTGCCGGAAACTTTCGGTTCCTTCCTGCGTTCCTGGCGGGTCGTCAACAACTACCATCTCTTTGCCGACGTGACATTGACCCGGCCGACCACCGAGATCGAGATCCAGACTGCCGGCGACGGATGGTATCCCGTCTCCTTCCGGCACCAGGCCACCCGCCCCGACTGGCGGCCGGAGTTTCTCGCCCCGCATCATCCCCGGATTCCGTTCCAGCACTGGTTTCTCG containing:
- a CDS encoding lipase maturation factor family protein, yielding MKPAASPSLPSRHYWSPRLYLRGFGALMTCVYLSQLSQISLLIGPNGLLPAGIYLDRLRDAGLNPFMDAPSLFWWTGTSDFAIHLVVCMGLAASLCLLAGRLTHLALAVHLACYLSVVTAGQRFFTFQWDNLVLEATFLSFLLPSIRSGKEANRLVIFLFRFFLFRLLFESGVAKLQGGTSSWHEWIAMDHYYETAPIPTILGWWAHQLPHGFHRFEQWMTYVAELAVPLLLFGPAVARRLAFVLSVGLQAVIVATANYGSFNYQSALLCLFILDDRDWRWTRKLVTRALPLLSMLWPHAPRTATIRRGIRRMAVMAGASVMMLAGLQSNLRFVSRGIEAMHEKIPVLPETFGSFLRSWRVVNNYHLFADVTLTRPTTEIEIQTAGDGWYPVSFRHQATRPDWRPEFLAPHHPRIPFQHWFLALGARPPVSEPWFAYLLEKICLDPDRVAPVFDTLHLAPGERPRALRIHVRDYRMTTPPERSATGNYWKRTSAGTPTLVSCSFFRSERWEKMRGK